A part of Prolixibacteraceae bacterium genomic DNA contains:
- a CDS encoding TonB-dependent receptor has protein sequence MRDRIVFILLMTTLQSYFAKGQDYIEKKEAIFVVEEDLNYPMVVLLDWVSTQGINVAYRTNDIHLSDSLFLTTGRYSCDSLIGSIVIKKKLRVVKRKHKVLLVPQKGHRTEEKTISGFVRDVVSKETLIGAAIYIPDIKQGVYTNKHGFFSVKVPKNTTNLVASFLGYSPVIIDLDEEVYDIELKPKQESLVEVKVRPNRSHSTSFDHEVIRESDLGHSATFLGETDLVQALQFRAGVSGGVGAGGGFSVRGGNPNHNLFLIDGVQVYNPSHLANIFSVFNSAVVKQVDFYQGSFPSRYNGRLSSVVDIRTKEGDMRNYHGSVSLSPLTFTTHLEGPILKDKASFIGSLRRSFLDLFFTDLTLNLFDLNLKANYVISKNDRVFLSFYKGHDRFNLKLSNNNFFDIFSGVELDWGNTLLTAKWNHIQSANLFQETNISFSSYNNSFNGNTQSMESVDRNKILDFVIQTQWQHTLSNRMLNTYGVNIRYQNFVFPFVESRVGAVSTNRRLSMMAATLNLYYEGKWRISDMWHLKAGINGNFHMTKNATFAYASPRATIGFLPTSNINLYASYSRMDQFQHEITIGYFSLPTELRAPSSKSVPPEISNQVEIGAILVPTPNSKLKVQAYLKRMDNILRYKDGQNVAQNLLAPSLKDRVHIGTRRVKGANVSYEYRIKLLTCGLSYSLIRSEDAYPEINGGAYYPSLNDIRHNLNGTIDIRLTKKLRTFITGYYSTGRPVTLPEYAIQSMDHIHGIEDWDSGSFVNYNSYGINNHRLSDNYSLNVGASYKKSTKRQHTIVYRFGVNNIVGRPSPIVILPEYDSSNRIVEFEQMSYMNAFPYISFSYAF, from the coding sequence ATGAGAGATCGCATTGTATTTATTTTATTGATGACTACGTTACAATCTTATTTTGCAAAAGGACAGGATTATATTGAAAAAAAGGAGGCGATATTTGTCGTTGAGGAAGATCTGAATTATCCGATGGTTGTGCTATTGGATTGGGTTTCTACACAAGGTATTAATGTGGCATATCGAACTAATGATATTCATTTGAGCGACTCTCTATTTTTAACTACAGGAAGATATAGCTGTGATTCACTGATTGGGAGTATTGTGATCAAAAAGAAGCTAAGAGTTGTAAAACGAAAGCATAAGGTGCTTTTGGTTCCACAGAAGGGGCATCGTACTGAAGAGAAAACGATATCTGGTTTTGTCCGGGATGTCGTATCTAAAGAGACACTTATTGGTGCAGCGATCTATATTCCAGATATTAAGCAGGGGGTCTATACCAATAAGCATGGTTTTTTTAGCGTGAAGGTGCCTAAGAATACGACTAATCTAGTTGCGTCATTTTTAGGGTATAGTCCTGTGATTATTGATCTTGATGAGGAGGTGTATGATATTGAATTGAAGCCGAAACAAGAATCACTCGTTGAGGTTAAAGTTCGTCCTAATAGAAGTCACTCTACATCATTCGATCATGAGGTTATTCGAGAGTCTGACTTGGGGCATTCGGCAACGTTCCTTGGGGAGACCGACCTTGTTCAAGCATTGCAGTTTCGAGCTGGAGTAAGCGGAGGTGTCGGTGCCGGAGGTGGATTTTCTGTGCGAGGAGGGAATCCGAATCATAACTTATTCTTGATTGATGGAGTACAGGTATACAACCCTAGCCATTTGGCAAATATATTTTCTGTTTTTAATAGTGCTGTAGTAAAACAGGTTGATTTCTATCAAGGGTCTTTCCCTTCGAGGTATAATGGGCGTCTCTCTTCTGTTGTGGATATACGGACAAAGGAGGGAGATATGAGAAACTATCATGGAAGTGTTTCATTGAGTCCTCTTACGTTTACTACACATCTGGAGGGGCCTATATTAAAAGATAAAGCATCTTTTATCGGTTCATTAAGACGAAGTTTTCTAGATCTGTTTTTTACCGATTTGACATTAAACTTATTTGATCTGAATTTAAAAGCAAATTATGTTATTTCGAAAAATGATCGTGTGTTTTTGAGTTTCTATAAAGGACATGATCGGTTTAATTTGAAATTGTCGAATAATAATTTCTTCGATATTTTCAGTGGTGTAGAGTTAGATTGGGGAAATACCCTACTGACTGCTAAGTGGAATCATATTCAAAGTGCCAACCTGTTTCAAGAGACCAATATTAGTTTTAGTAGTTACAATAACTCTTTTAATGGAAATACGCAATCGATGGAGAGTGTCGATCGTAATAAGATTTTAGATTTTGTGATTCAGACCCAGTGGCAACATACCTTGTCTAATAGAATGTTGAATACCTATGGCGTGAATATAAGATATCAGAATTTTGTATTTCCATTTGTTGAGTCGAGAGTTGGTGCTGTAAGTACCAACCGTCGGTTGTCTATGATGGCTGCTACGTTGAATTTATATTATGAGGGCAAATGGCGAATATCAGATATGTGGCATCTAAAGGCTGGTATAAATGGTAATTTTCATATGACTAAGAATGCTACGTTTGCTTATGCTTCTCCTAGAGCTACTATTGGTTTCTTACCCACTTCCAATATTAACCTGTATGCATCTTATTCAAGAATGGATCAGTTTCAGCATGAGATTACTATTGGTTACTTCTCTTTACCAACAGAGTTGAGAGCCCCAAGTAGTAAGTCCGTTCCTCCTGAGATTTCTAACCAGGTTGAGATTGGAGCGATCTTGGTTCCCACCCCAAATAGTAAGTTAAAGGTTCAAGCATATCTTAAAAGAATGGATAATATTCTTCGTTATAAAGATGGACAAAATGTAGCACAGAATCTTCTAGCTCCCAGTTTAAAAGATCGTGTTCATATCGGCACACGAAGAGTTAAAGGGGCAAATGTTAGTTATGAATATAGAATAAAATTATTGACGTGTGGATTGTCCTATAGTTTGATAAGATCAGAAGATGCTTATCCTGAGATTAATGGTGGGGCATATTATCCATCATTAAATGATATAAGGCATAATCTGAATGGTACTATTGATATAAGGTTAACCAAAAAGCTAAGGACGTTTATTACTGGATATTATTCTACAGGTCGCCCTGTTACATTACCAGAGTATGCGATTCAAAGTATGGATCATATTCATGGTATTGAGGATTGGGACAGTGGCTCTTTTGTGAATTATAATAGTTATGGAATTAATAATCATCGTTTGTCAGATAATTATAGTTTAAATGTTGGAGCGAGTTATAAGAAGAGTACCAAAAGGCAGCATACGATTGTTTATCGGTTTGGGGTGAATAATATTGTTGGTCGTCCTTCTCCCATCGTTATTTTGCCAGAGTATGATAGCTCTAATCGTATTGTTGAGTTTGAGCAGATGTCTTATATGAATGCTTTCCCATATATTTCTTTTAGTTATGCGTTTTAA
- a CDS encoding FecR domain-containing protein → MKNIDEILAKHFSQCTTAEEEEILSQWRLNNEETYKQLSTIMKETQYIDYSDLFDPQEGWEEVSSKMNLKEAKVTGKVRNLWFRNLSIAASIVMVLSLGLWQLFSSHEKVIRADQMMTYTLPDHTKVILKKNSELKFNKTFADDRRDVSLKGDAFFEVEKDSSRPFTIHLAETKVTVLGTSFNIMTERSDAIVVVRTGRVAFESKDHQKVILTPGDRGVYRSQNIIKSINKDPNYMSWVTKDMDFKNCSLLDVFDKLEEVYMQKLSVQGDFSDMFVTIHFKDQTLQETLDELAILFDLKVVSNGSRFIVVKKDEK, encoded by the coding sequence ATGAAAAATATAGATGAAATATTAGCAAAACACTTCTCTCAATGTACAACAGCGGAGGAAGAAGAGATTCTTTCGCAATGGCGTCTTAATAATGAAGAGACATACAAGCAACTTTCTACTATAATGAAAGAGACCCAATATATTGATTATAGTGATCTGTTTGACCCCCAAGAGGGTTGGGAAGAGGTGTCATCTAAAATGAATTTGAAGGAGGCTAAAGTAACTGGTAAGGTTCGAAACTTATGGTTCCGTAACCTCTCGATTGCAGCATCGATAGTTATGGTGTTATCTTTGGGATTGTGGCAGTTGTTTTCGTCGCATGAGAAGGTGATAAGAGCTGATCAGATGATGACTTACACTCTACCAGATCATACTAAAGTTATTTTGAAGAAAAATAGTGAATTGAAGTTCAATAAGACATTTGCAGATGATCGTAGAGACGTGTCTTTGAAGGGAGATGCATTCTTTGAGGTTGAGAAAGATTCATCACGCCCTTTTACTATTCATTTGGCTGAAACGAAAGTTACGGTGTTAGGCACCTCTTTTAATATCATGACCGAAAGAAGTGACGCTATTGTAGTGGTGCGTACAGGTCGTGTTGCTTTTGAAAGTAAAGATCATCAGAAAGTGATATTAACTCCGGGGGATAGAGGAGTCTATCGTTCTCAGAATATTATTAAATCAATCAATAAAGATCCTAATTATATGTCATGGGTGACCAAAGATATGGATTTTAAGAATTGTTCATTATTGGATGTCTTTGATAAATTGGAAGAGGTGTATATGCAAAAGCTTTCTGTTCAAGGGGATTTTAGTGATATGTTTGTTACGATACATTTTAAAGATCAAACATTACAAGAGACGTTAGATGAACTTGCGATCCTATTTGACTTAAAGGTGGTCTCTAACGGGAGTCGTTTTATCGTCGTTAAAAAGGATGAAAAGTAA
- a CDS encoding RNA polymerase sigma-70 factor has translation MSDNKEMDAFHIFFDKHYAMLCSIAYNYLKDKCESKDVVQEVFIKIWTQKRELVEDPKAKYYLITAVKNNCVSLLRKKIHHYSVEEIPLEEKHIDQDCLEEFEPNQYIEKALETLPPKCAVIFKMSRLESMTYVEISEALQISIKTVENQMGKAIKSMKDFIKKHPIPSSSFIYIIQLLSNHY, from the coding sequence ATGTCTGATAACAAAGAGATGGATGCCTTCCATATATTTTTTGATAAGCACTATGCGATGCTATGTTCTATTGCGTATAACTATCTGAAGGATAAGTGTGAGAGCAAAGATGTCGTACAAGAAGTGTTTATAAAAATCTGGACCCAAAAGAGGGAGCTGGTGGAAGATCCAAAAGCAAAATATTACCTTATTACTGCAGTTAAGAATAATTGCGTATCACTACTGAGAAAGAAGATTCATCATTATTCGGTGGAAGAGATTCCATTAGAAGAGAAACATATAGATCAAGATTGTTTAGAAGAGTTTGAACCAAATCAATATATTGAAAAAGCGTTAGAGACTTTACCACCCAAATGTGCGGTTATTTTTAAAATGAGTCGTCTGGAATCGATGACTTATGTTGAGATTTCGGAAGCGCTTCAGATATCTATAAAGACTGTGGAGAATCAGATGGGAAAGGCAATCAAATCGATGAAGGATTTTATTAAGAAACACCCTATTCCAAGCTCTTCGTTTATTTATATTATACAATTGTTGTCGAACCATTATTAA
- a CDS encoding HAMP domain-containing histidine kinase, which produces MARVRKLVTKQYLHYTLLAGVLLLASTPLFYYLNNAIYIEDVDESISLRVEEFHVFNEPDLKLRDVRQWNRFNRDIKIVSYHDTTIINRCYNTFFYDALDNELEPYRVHYAPIKIETEDFLLMVRQNLVESADLMWSIVELFSIIIVVLLISFVFSTLLISQKLWTPFYDTLHQIKNYSIENTVLPCFRNNNIKEFVDLNRVLITMLEDAKQTYLSQKEFSANAAHELQTPVAVIQSKLEMLIQSRSITEDQVVLIEDLFEAVSRLSRINKNLLLLTRLDRKETGVTEKVDVIDLSVSLCYHYELYLEGKKVVMDNSNLNGSIFIEANRTLIEILIGNLIINSIQHNRENGKVIIGNDDRVFYIENDGILGALCGDKVFERYASEGKHSYSNGLGLAIVENICGLYDWNIEYRYTSCHRHRFEISFNR; this is translated from the coding sequence ATGGCAAGAGTAAGGAAATTAGTTACAAAGCAATATCTACATTACACTCTATTAGCTGGAGTATTGTTACTAGCGTCTACTCCTCTATTCTACTATCTTAATAATGCGATATATATTGAAGATGTTGATGAGTCAATCTCTTTGCGTGTAGAGGAGTTTCATGTGTTTAATGAACCTGACTTGAAGTTAAGAGATGTTCGCCAATGGAATCGTTTTAATCGAGACATTAAGATTGTCTCCTATCATGATACTACGATTATTAATAGATGTTATAACACTTTTTTCTACGATGCGTTGGATAATGAACTAGAGCCATACCGAGTTCATTATGCACCAATAAAAATAGAAACTGAAGATTTTCTACTCATGGTAAGGCAGAACCTTGTCGAGTCTGCTGATTTAATGTGGTCAATTGTGGAGTTATTCAGTATTATTATTGTTGTGTTGCTTATCTCTTTTGTTTTCTCGACTTTGCTTATATCCCAAAAATTATGGACACCATTCTATGATACTCTTCATCAGATTAAGAATTATTCTATTGAGAATACAGTACTACCTTGCTTCCGAAATAATAATATTAAAGAGTTTGTTGACTTAAATCGTGTTTTAATAACGATGCTAGAGGATGCCAAACAAACCTATCTCTCACAAAAAGAGTTTAGTGCTAATGCAGCCCATGAACTACAGACTCCTGTCGCTGTGATACAGTCAAAACTAGAGATGCTTATTCAGAGTCGAAGTATCACAGAAGATCAGGTCGTTCTCATTGAAGATCTATTTGAAGCGGTGTCACGACTTTCTCGTATCAATAAGAATCTATTGTTACTTACACGCCTAGATCGAAAGGAGACAGGGGTTACAGAGAAAGTGGATGTAATTGATCTATCTGTTAGCTTATGTTACCATTATGAACTCTATTTGGAAGGGAAAAAAGTTGTTATGGATAACTCGAATTTGAATGGTTCTATTTTTATTGAAGCTAATCGAACATTGATTGAAATACTTATTGGAAATTTAATTATCAATTCAATACAACACAACAGGGAAAATGGTAAAGTCATCATAGGTAACGATGATAGGGTATTCTATATAGAAAATGACGGTATTTTAGGTGCACTTTGTGGAGACAAAGTGTTTGAACGTTATGCTTCAGAAGGTAAACATTCATATAGTAATGGGTTAGGATTGGCTATTGTGGAGAATATATGTGGTCTCTATGATTGGAACATTGAATATAGATATACTTCTTGCCATAGACATCGATTTGAAATTAGTTTTAATAGATAG
- a CDS encoding response regulator transcription factor: MRVLIVEDMVALAESITDYLSSKDFRMDHACSYDEGLDKIVNFEYDCILLDLMIPGGEGLDLLRRLKEMNREDGVLIITAKDQITDKVEGFNLGADDYLTKPFHLAELSARIDAIVRRKYGINSQVLEQGDVTIDMQQKSVCVCDCLLSLTKSEYDVLLFLIHNRQRVVSKIAIAEHLSGELTFMLNDFNFVYAHIKNLKKKLSEYSDSEYIKTVYGIGYQWQE, from the coding sequence ATGAGGGTATTGATTGTTGAAGACATGGTGGCATTGGCCGAAAGTATAACTGACTATTTATCATCGAAAGATTTTCGAATGGATCACGCATGCAGTTATGATGAGGGACTAGACAAGATTGTGAATTTCGAGTATGACTGTATTTTATTGGATTTGATGATTCCTGGAGGTGAAGGGTTAGATCTTCTACGAAGGTTAAAAGAGATGAATCGTGAAGATGGTGTTTTGATCATTACTGCGAAAGATCAAATCACAGACAAAGTAGAGGGTTTTAACTTGGGAGCGGATGATTATTTGACGAAACCTTTTCATCTGGCTGAATTATCTGCAAGGATTGATGCGATTGTCCGTAGGAAGTACGGAATAAATAGTCAAGTACTAGAACAAGGTGATGTTACGATTGATATGCAACAAAAGAGCGTTTGTGTGTGTGACTGTTTGTTGTCATTAACTAAATCAGAGTATGATGTCTTGCTGTTCTTAATTCATAATAGGCAACGGGTTGTTTCGAAAATAGCCATAGCAGAACACCTTTCTGGAGAGTTGACATTTATGCTCAATGATTTTAATTTTGTGTATGCACATATTAAAAATTTAAAGAAGAAATTATCAGAATACTCAGATAGTGAGTATATTAAAACTGTTTACGGAATTGGTTATCAATGGCAAGAGTAA
- a CDS encoding efflux RND transporter permease subunit has product MKKSYYQILTKPILFVGVLLLIAGAFSLSKMKTNLFPEVQFPRVAVVIDAGQLPVDRMMITVTKPVESAVKKVQGVTIVKSNTSRGSAVIDIFMDWGTDTYQKKLEIESRINEIRSFFPVDVITTVEAVNQSTFPVFGFTLEHDGNDQIALKDQANLVVRPLLSQVKGMANVVIKGGRSKEYVIIPKADRMAQMQIGPQAIIDAFNNTNFVASDGQIAHSNRIYLTLTDTRVQGVDDLMDTPIVKRGIEVVCLKDIATVRVKPSEEFTEVNANGHKALIIDLIKQPGINLLDFAQEVEAKSEEVAKQLPSGFHLKPYYNQSAFVNDSISSVMETIYEGLLLAIIVMFFFLRSWRASLVVLLTIPVTVAFTFLVLYLVGISINIMSLGAIAASVGLIIDDAIVIIEQIYRTHEEHPNHSRYRVVSKSIKMLFPAMIASSLATIVIHFPFRLMSGLAGSFFKELSDTMQITMVVSFLVTWLLLPVLHLVIGYHAKVSVHKRGQEEKEHQLDWLTNIFKYPVLALSFVVLLLGGAWYSYGHVSQGFLPDLDEGSIVLDYYSPPGTSVQETDRLCRQMETIIMSNDQIATYSRRTGMKMSIRTVPPNFGDYSIQLKSGHEKTTEEVINELRRDISLSVPILKISFGQRIADLLGDLMSTSEPVEVKIFGDNYADLKDYAQKVEHVLQGVDGVVDIDNGLVTAGPSFLFIPNQDRLAEYGLTPLQFQNQLQSLVEGLAVGIHADIPTPSPTQVAIASGLQIGQIQDGEQMRKILLRNTDYSSNSLDRVLDSPIYLSNGSYRTVSYFSKVEVISGEMEQQREDLKSVIRVTARLDGRDLGSVMSEIRYQVAQNVMLPKGYQIVYGGAYKEQQQSFKELTQILVFAVLLVFTVLLFLFRRWTLSLLIILISMLGICGSLIALWTFAIPLNVSSYTGIIMIVGIIAENAIFTAYQYQANLKQNNSVSHAIHYAIALRIRPKLMTAIGAILALMPLALGVGLGAQMQQPLAVAVIGGFVVGLPLLLWVFPSFLESLDRNRKDFNH; this is encoded by the coding sequence ATGAAAAAGAGTTATTATCAGATTCTAACGAAACCGATACTCTTTGTAGGGGTTTTGTTGTTGATTGCAGGTGCATTCTCGTTATCGAAGATGAAAACTAATTTGTTTCCTGAGGTTCAATTTCCTCGTGTTGCTGTGGTTATTGATGCAGGACAACTGCCTGTGGATCGTATGATGATCACTGTCACTAAGCCAGTAGAGAGTGCAGTGAAGAAGGTGCAAGGGGTTACTATCGTGAAGAGCAATACAAGTAGGGGTAGTGCAGTGATCGATATATTTATGGATTGGGGTACGGATACTTACCAAAAGAAGTTAGAGATAGAGAGTCGAATAAATGAGATAAGGAGTTTTTTTCCTGTGGATGTAATCACCACAGTAGAGGCGGTAAACCAATCGACGTTTCCTGTTTTTGGCTTTACTTTAGAGCATGATGGGAATGATCAAATTGCATTAAAAGATCAAGCTAATTTAGTGGTTCGTCCTTTGTTATCACAAGTGAAAGGGATGGCCAATGTTGTGATTAAGGGCGGGCGATCGAAGGAGTATGTGATTATTCCAAAGGCTGATAGAATGGCTCAAATGCAGATAGGCCCCCAAGCTATTATTGATGCATTTAACAATACTAATTTTGTAGCATCGGATGGTCAAATAGCACATTCGAATAGGATATATTTGACACTGACAGACACCCGGGTGCAAGGTGTTGATGATTTGATGGATACCCCTATTGTTAAGAGAGGAATAGAAGTTGTTTGTCTTAAAGATATTGCCACTGTGAGAGTGAAGCCTTCTGAAGAGTTTACGGAGGTAAATGCCAATGGACACAAGGCACTTATTATTGACCTAATTAAGCAACCAGGGATTAATTTATTAGACTTTGCACAAGAGGTAGAGGCTAAATCCGAAGAGGTTGCCAAACAGTTGCCTAGTGGTTTTCACCTTAAGCCTTACTATAATCAAAGTGCTTTTGTGAATGATAGTATCAGTAGTGTTATGGAGACCATTTATGAGGGGCTTCTACTCGCTATTATCGTGATGTTCTTTTTTTTACGATCATGGCGAGCGAGTTTAGTTGTTCTATTGACGATACCTGTTACTGTTGCCTTTACTTTTTTGGTTTTATATCTGGTTGGTATATCGATTAATATTATGTCTTTGGGGGCCATTGCAGCATCTGTAGGTTTGATTATCGATGATGCAATTGTTATTATAGAGCAGATCTATAGAACCCATGAGGAGCATCCTAACCATAGTCGTTATAGGGTGGTGAGCAAGTCGATAAAGATGTTGTTTCCTGCGATGATCGCTTCTTCATTGGCTACTATAGTCATCCATTTCCCTTTTCGATTGATGAGTGGATTGGCAGGCTCTTTTTTCAAAGAGCTCTCTGATACCATGCAGATCACAATGGTTGTATCCTTTTTAGTCACATGGCTTTTACTTCCTGTGTTGCATTTGGTTATTGGTTATCATGCGAAGGTGTCGGTTCATAAAAGAGGACAGGAGGAGAAGGAGCATCAGTTAGATTGGTTGACTAATATCTTTAAGTATCCAGTTTTGGCTTTAAGTTTTGTTGTTCTCTTGTTGGGGGGTGCTTGGTACTCTTATGGTCATGTATCGCAGGGTTTTCTTCCTGATTTAGATGAAGGTTCAATTGTTTTGGACTACTATTCTCCCCCAGGGACTAGTGTGCAAGAGACCGATAGATTGTGTCGACAGATGGAGACCATTATCATGTCTAATGATCAGATTGCAACCTATTCTAGAAGAACAGGAATGAAGATGTCTATACGCACAGTACCACCTAACTTTGGGGACTATTCGATACAGTTAAAGAGTGGTCATGAAAAGACGACAGAGGAGGTTATTAATGAGTTGCGTAGAGATATTAGTCTTTCGGTACCCATATTGAAGATATCTTTTGGACAACGTATTGCAGACCTATTGGGCGATTTGATGAGCACTTCAGAGCCAGTGGAGGTGAAGATTTTTGGTGACAACTATGCCGATTTGAAAGATTATGCACAAAAAGTGGAGCATGTTTTGCAGGGGGTGGATGGAGTTGTTGATATCGATAATGGATTGGTTACTGCTGGCCCCTCTTTCTTGTTTATTCCTAATCAAGATAGGTTGGCTGAGTATGGTCTTACACCGTTACAATTTCAGAATCAGTTGCAATCATTAGTTGAAGGGTTGGCTGTTGGTATTCATGCAGACATCCCTACTCCCTCTCCAACACAGGTTGCTATTGCTAGTGGTTTGCAGATTGGTCAGATACAGGATGGGGAGCAGATGCGTAAGATTCTACTTCGAAATACAGACTATAGTAGCAATAGTTTAGATAGAGTATTAGATTCCCCAATTTATCTATCTAACGGAAGCTACCGAACTGTAAGTTACTTTTCGAAAGTGGAGGTTATTTCTGGAGAGATGGAACAACAGAGAGAGGATTTAAAGTCAGTCATACGTGTTACTGCTAGGTTAGATGGTCGTGATTTGGGGAGTGTGATGAGTGAAATACGTTATCAGGTAGCACAAAATGTGATGCTTCCCAAAGGCTATCAGATTGTATATGGTGGTGCATATAAAGAGCAACAGCAATCTTTCAAGGAGTTGACACAGATACTTGTTTTTGCGGTATTATTGGTCTTTACAGTGTTGCTATTTTTGTTTCGAAGATGGACTCTTTCACTTTTAATTATATTAATTTCGATGTTAGGAATATGTGGCTCTTTAATTGCTTTGTGGACTTTCGCTATTCCTTTAAATGTAAGTAGTTATACTGGGATTATCATGATTGTAGGTATCATCGCAGAGAATGCGATTTTTACTGCTTATCAATACCAAGCAAATTTAAAACAGAACAATAGTGTATCTCATGCTATTCATTATGCGATAGCATTACGTATTAGGCCAAAGTTGATGACGGCAATAGGAGCGATTTTGGCGTTGATGCCATTGGCTTTAGGTGTTGGTTTAGGTGCACAAATGCAGCAACCATTGGCTGTGGCTGTCATTGGTGGTTTTGTAGTGGGGTTACCGTTGTTGTTGTGGGTATTTCCATCTTTTCTTGAGAGCCTAGATCGTAATCGTAAGGATTTTAACCATTAG
- a CDS encoding biotin/lipoyl-binding protein — MNRYYFVSLLSLIYLLSSCTEAKKEKSSEKEAITTTAIQVVNYRQGVIPSITPIISNSKYLKRENLKTPIAGYVSEVNIHLGAYVKRGDVLYKIKQLESSVLDEKTKKRLGYSVEDYIVRSPFNGVVSNFVVSEPGGYIAMGTLLCGITKTTSLRFLTEVPFNILSDIGPKSVLRVVMPNGERTRVVVESILPIANAVTQNITYVTKPVKALYVPEGIRLVTEIVNQRDSSVLILPKSAVQSSDDLTKSWIFTVDVDYTVTKHEVQLGRRDSKDVEIISPIFNKEARFVTVGSYGLEGGKRVRITNQ; from the coding sequence ATGAACAGATATTACTTTGTTTCGCTCCTATCTCTTATCTATTTGTTGTCGAGTTGTACTGAAGCAAAAAAGGAGAAATCTTCTGAAAAGGAGGCTATTACGACCACTGCTATTCAAGTTGTAAATTATCGACAGGGAGTGATTCCTTCAATAACTCCTATTATTTCAAATTCGAAATATTTAAAGAGAGAGAATTTAAAGACACCAATTGCGGGGTATGTATCGGAGGTTAATATTCATTTAGGAGCCTATGTTAAGAGAGGGGATGTGCTTTATAAGATTAAGCAGTTGGAGAGCAGTGTCTTGGATGAGAAGACCAAGAAGAGGTTGGGTTATAGTGTGGAAGATTATATTGTAAGATCCCCATTTAATGGTGTAGTATCTAATTTTGTAGTAAGTGAACCTGGAGGGTATATCGCTATGGGTACGCTTTTGTGCGGTATCACTAAAACAACTTCGTTGCGTTTCTTGACGGAGGTTCCTTTTAATATTTTATCTGATATTGGACCTAAGAGTGTTTTGCGTGTTGTAATGCCTAACGGGGAGAGAACAAGGGTTGTCGTTGAGTCAATATTGCCAATAGCAAATGCAGTGACTCAAAATATTACCTATGTTACAAAACCGGTAAAAGCACTTTATGTTCCTGAGGGTATCCGTTTGGTCACTGAAATTGTGAATCAGCGGGACTCTTCTGTATTAATTCTTCCAAAGTCAGCGGTTCAAAGTTCGGATGATTTAACGAAGAGTTGGATTTTTACGGTTGATGTCGATTATACTGTAACCAAGCATGAGGTTCAACTAGGTCGTCGTGATAGTAAAGATGTGGAGATTATTTCACCGATATTTAATAAAGAGGCACGTTTTGTAACCGTAGGTTCTTATGGTTTGGAAGGTGGAAAGCGTGTTAGAATAACAAATCAATAA